In Temnothorax longispinosus isolate EJ_2023e chromosome 2, Tlon_JGU_v1, whole genome shotgun sequence, one DNA window encodes the following:
- the LOC139808303 gene encoding odorant receptor 10-like isoform X1 — protein sequence MDVIEPDRNADFEWATRLNRIMLNSIGIWPRAHKNAYDKFLSNVRATFTFIVLVFIGAIPLIHSLVRTWGDLMSMIDNLQLTLPLITTIIKIVVIWWKKTDLLMVINMIAEDWIKIKTGKERCIMIKQAQNARILTIIGYCCMFVGVGTLVILPCFGKSVRYITNITDPDKILPLQTHYIYDKNQSPYFEFTFAIQTLTLFMCIASYGGVDNLFELLIFHLCGQLENLKEKLINIKQFKNYNEGVTFVVKEHIRLIKCFRIIENTFTLLLLGLLIYFAILFCLYGFLIVAILTEGKKMSMMRFIYLISVAINLCGHMCLFCAVGEILVAKCEAIYHAAYEHEWYKLKPKKAKILLLIMIRANKPLYITAGKMFPMTMSTFCNLIKTSAGYISFLFAMQG from the exons ATGGATGTCATTGAGCCTGACAGAAACGCAG ATTTCGAATGGGCAACTCGACTAAATCGCATCATGTTGAACTCAATTGGAATTTGGCCGAGGGCTCACAAAAATGCCTACGATAAGTTCTTGTCGAACGTACGCGCAACATTCACCTTTATCGTTCTTGTTTTTATTGGGGCGATTCCATTAATACATTCCTTAGTGAGAACTTGGGGTGACCTGATGTCAATGATAGACAATCTACAACTCACTTTACCATTAATAACGACCATAATAAAAATCGTCGTCATATGGTGGAAGAAAACAG atcttttaatgGTCATAAATATGATTGCTGAGGATTGGATAAAAATCAAAACCGGTAAAGAACGGTGCATTATGATAAAGCAGGCCCAAAATGCCCGAATTCTTACAATAATTGGTTACTGCTGTATGTTTGTTGGAGTTGGTACACTCGTGATCCTACCTTGCTTTGGAAAGTCTGTgagatatataacaaatatcaCCGATCCAGATAAGATCTTACCTTTACAAACCCACTATATCTACGATAAAAATCAAAGTCCGTATTTTGAGTTCACATTCGCCATACAGACTCTCACACTCTTTATGTGTATTGCGTCCTATGGCGGTGTGGATAACTTGTTCGAATTACTGATATTTCATTTGTGTGGGCAACTGGAGAATCTTAAAGAAAAgctgattaatataaaacaatttaagaaCTATAATGAAGGCGTGACTTTCGTTGTAAAGGAGCACATACGGCTAATCAA atGTTTTCGTATTATCGAAAATACATTTACTTTACTATTACTCGGACTACTAATATATTTCGCAATATTGTTCTGTTTGTACGGATTTCTAATCGTCGCA atacttaCAGAAGGAAAAAAGATGTCAATGATGCGCTTTATATACCTCATATCTGTTGCGATAAATCTTTGTGGGCACATGTGTCTGTTTTGTGCGGTGGGTGAAATTTTGGTAGCAAAA TGCGAAGCTATATACCATGCAGCTTATGAGCACGAATGGTACAAACTGAAGCCAAAAAAAGCAAAGATTTTGCTTCTAATAATGATTCGAGCTAACAAGCCTCTTTATATTACGGCTGGGAAAATGTTTCCTATGACAATGTCGACGTTTTGTAAC
- the LOC139808303 gene encoding uncharacterized protein isoform X2 — protein sequence MDVIEPDRNADFEWATRLNRIMLNSIGIWPRAHKNAYDKFLSNVRATFTFIVLVFIGAIPLIHSLVRTWGDLMSMIDNLQLTLPLITTIIKIVVIWWKKTDLLMVINMIAEDWIKIKTGKERCIMIKQAQNARILTIIGYCCMFVGVGTLVILPCFGKSVRYITNITDPDKILPLQTHYIYDKNQSPYFEFTFAIQTLTLFMCIASYGGVDNLFELLIFHLCGQLENLKEKLINIKQFKNYNEGVTFVVKEHIRLIKCFRIIENTFTLLLLGLLIYFAILFCLYGFLIVAILTEGKKMSMMRFIYLISVAINLCGHMCLFCAVGEILVAKYFI from the exons ATGGATGTCATTGAGCCTGACAGAAACGCAG ATTTCGAATGGGCAACTCGACTAAATCGCATCATGTTGAACTCAATTGGAATTTGGCCGAGGGCTCACAAAAATGCCTACGATAAGTTCTTGTCGAACGTACGCGCAACATTCACCTTTATCGTTCTTGTTTTTATTGGGGCGATTCCATTAATACATTCCTTAGTGAGAACTTGGGGTGACCTGATGTCAATGATAGACAATCTACAACTCACTTTACCATTAATAACGACCATAATAAAAATCGTCGTCATATGGTGGAAGAAAACAG atcttttaatgGTCATAAATATGATTGCTGAGGATTGGATAAAAATCAAAACCGGTAAAGAACGGTGCATTATGATAAAGCAGGCCCAAAATGCCCGAATTCTTACAATAATTGGTTACTGCTGTATGTTTGTTGGAGTTGGTACACTCGTGATCCTACCTTGCTTTGGAAAGTCTGTgagatatataacaaatatcaCCGATCCAGATAAGATCTTACCTTTACAAACCCACTATATCTACGATAAAAATCAAAGTCCGTATTTTGAGTTCACATTCGCCATACAGACTCTCACACTCTTTATGTGTATTGCGTCCTATGGCGGTGTGGATAACTTGTTCGAATTACTGATATTTCATTTGTGTGGGCAACTGGAGAATCTTAAAGAAAAgctgattaatataaaacaatttaagaaCTATAATGAAGGCGTGACTTTCGTTGTAAAGGAGCACATACGGCTAATCAA atGTTTTCGTATTATCGAAAATACATTTACTTTACTATTACTCGGACTACTAATATATTTCGCAATATTGTTCTGTTTGTACGGATTTCTAATCGTCGCA atacttaCAGAAGGAAAAAAGATGTCAATGATGCGCTTTATATACCTCATATCTGTTGCGATAAATCTTTGTGGGCACATGTGTCTGTTTTGTGCGGTGGGTGAAATTTTGGTAGCAAAA tattttatataa